The Aminithiophilus ramosus genome contains a region encoding:
- a CDS encoding C40 family peptidase — MPLKITYADLLGVPFVDGGRDPRSGLDCWGLVRVVFFRAGIDLPDYRVSCLDPFRIASEIDSHRSVWNRVEPDSVLPALLTVRFNTVDAINHTAVYLGGGRFLHTDSKRGVHLDRTDHPWWRRHIEGHYFPALEAKGWKN; from the coding sequence ATGCCTCTTAAGATCACGTACGCGGATCTTCTGGGCGTGCCCTTCGTCGACGGCGGTCGGGATCCCCGATCGGGTCTCGACTGTTGGGGCCTGGTGCGGGTGGTCTTTTTCAGGGCGGGAATCGATCTTCCGGATTACCGCGTCTCCTGCCTGGACCCGTTCCGGATCGCGAGCGAGATCGATTCTCATCGGTCGGTCTGGAACCGGGTCGAACCGGACTCCGTCCTTCCCGCCCTTCTGACCGTCCGTTTCAACACCGTCGACGCGATCAATCACACGGCCGTCTATCTGGGCGGCGGCAGATTCCTCCATACGGATTCCAAAAGAGGCGTTCATCTGGACCGAACGGATCATCCCTGGTGGAGGCGTCACATCGAGGGGCACTATTTCCCCGCTCTGGAGGCGAAGGGATGGAAAAACTGA
- a CDS encoding DUF1833 family protein, giving the protein MFSLSAAAILEKNNLASDGAWLILLEVKVSDGTVLRFVRNTENVIWNGETWVAFPFEFSVMGEESKGEIPKVTIQVSNVTRAVQAYLESADGGVGSAATLRVVHSAHLDQMSPELEEVYSVTGVKTDARWVTFTLGIDYPLASRRPARRNLKNFCPFRYGGAECGVSAGVLQDLPTCGKTLADCRQRGNSTRYGGEPSIPQGGLYAS; this is encoded by the coding sequence ATGTTTTCGTTGTCGGCGGCGGCCATTCTGGAAAAGAACAATCTCGCTTCGGACGGGGCCTGGCTGATTCTCCTGGAAGTCAAAGTCTCCGACGGGACGGTTCTGCGCTTCGTCAGAAACACCGAAAACGTGATCTGGAACGGAGAGACCTGGGTGGCCTTCCCTTTCGAATTCAGCGTGATGGGCGAGGAGTCCAAGGGGGAGATTCCCAAGGTGACGATCCAGGTCTCGAACGTGACGCGGGCCGTCCAGGCCTACCTCGAGTCCGCCGACGGGGGGGTGGGCTCCGCCGCGACCTTGAGAGTCGTTCATTCCGCCCATCTGGACCAGATGTCTCCGGAGCTCGAGGAGGTCTATTCCGTGACGGGCGTGAAGACGGACGCGCGGTGGGTGACCTTCACTCTGGGCATCGACTATCCCCTCGCTTCCCGGCGTCCCGCCCGGCGTAATCTGAAGAACTTCTGCCCATTCAGGTACGGCGGCGCGGAATGCGGCGTATCGGCGGGCGTTCTGCAGGATCTGCCGACGTGCGGCAAAACGTTGGCCGACTGCAGGCAAAGAGGCAACTCGACCCGCTACGGAGGCGAACCGTCCATCCCCCAGGGTGGTCTCTATGCCTCTTAA